One window from the genome of Candidatus Chlorohelix allophototropha encodes:
- the smc gene encoding chromosome segregation protein SMC encodes MYLKKLQLHGFKTFANKTEFFYDSGITAIVGPNGSGKSNIADAVRWVLGEQRYSLMRGKKTEDVIFAGSSGRPGMGFAEASITFDNTERKLPIDFSEVIITRRAYRTGENEYYINKARVRLKDIHEVVNQISSNYTVITQGMVDAALSQKPEERRSLFEDAAAIGHYNTRRIEAEERLNKTQENMRRISDLLAEIGPRMKGMEKHARLAEEYYALQEELQTLFRRWYGYRWRGTNRTLVAAKRTEQQAQSELEKCNLDMESLKLQSNAARTRQNELRVKLAGLHQDSSTLHTRAQQLQQQVAVEREKLNGLSRQRDSHQQELVSLRMLAEENTRRYANLELEFKAVKSEISEADTKVATQETALKEKTLGTSRIETAWAQKRDEVLKILNRLDSLQQQTAQQVKRREELARQQAHYYEVRDNTLARQKELQQEIDVARNSLNAFEKEVNALTVRRKSEEVELNSTTEAIRLKERQAQDLRNNLDSTRSRLNLLQDLQNSFAGLHSGVKAVMQATKRNKNPLGGILGLAANLLEAPVELELAIETALGGHLQDIVVDRWADAEDAIRFLKEGGQGRATFLPLDSLKSQNSGRLEDRIFRTEGVRGLATGLIRFAEKYRSVYEQLLGRWLVVDDLKVARRILPDLPIGWNAVTLGGETVRGGGAVTGGTLGRERAESGMLMRERELRELPVKLAALEKQIAEGAQELSKLQVQLSTRKQQIANTERETRQMNDTLQKAQGKLSNLSGQAERLAHELKVREETSQNLARESAVLDEQETTINTGKETALKQREQTQAEVASLEKSLHSAKEAEQKERDKLTALRTANALFEQRIKSAESNLQFARTERDRVIGQVKAREEQIKELENQNNALQHSLETAQGELAKLSEQLEALRAEIAPYERQLEALELEQVQSDKRWREMSTHMLQLEASHSRATLEVQRLEAELETLQVQANADLAPSMVGEQGEQAQVNPADWIELLELGEDEARQLHERIEQSRVRLRRIGVVNPLAMQEYNETSTRHSFLSRQLEDLEEATRSLRELIKELNQLTQLRFSETFTKVAEAFSKYFAQLFNGGSAKLFLTTPDNLADTGIEIVAQPPGKKQQNLVLLSGGERALTAVALLFALLEVNPTPFCILDEVDAALDEANVRRFCETLKVLAARTQFIVVTHNRGTIEAARTIYGISMGSDSVSKTISLRIDEVSKFRQKYDKSLRSAETTTDPSLISKN; translated from the coding sequence ATGTACTTAAAAAAGCTTCAATTACACGGCTTCAAAACCTTTGCCAATAAAACCGAGTTTTTTTACGACAGCGGTATCACCGCCATAGTAGGTCCCAACGGAAGCGGGAAAAGTAATATTGCAGATGCGGTGCGCTGGGTTCTAGGGGAACAGCGTTATAGCCTCATGCGGGGCAAAAAAACCGAAGATGTGATTTTCGCGGGCAGTAGCGGCAGACCCGGAATGGGTTTTGCCGAAGCCTCTATTACCTTCGATAATACCGAACGCAAGTTGCCGATTGATTTCAGCGAAGTCATCATCACCCGACGCGCTTACCGCACCGGCGAGAACGAATATTACATCAACAAAGCGCGGGTGCGCCTTAAAGATATACATGAAGTGGTAAATCAGATTTCCTCGAACTATACCGTCATCACGCAGGGTATGGTAGATGCTGCCCTGAGCCAGAAACCCGAAGAGCGCCGTAGCCTTTTTGAAGATGCCGCCGCAATCGGACATTATAACACTCGCCGCATTGAAGCCGAAGAACGCTTGAACAAAACTCAGGAGAACATGCGACGCATTTCTGACCTATTGGCAGAAATCGGGCCGCGTATGAAAGGCATGGAAAAGCATGCCCGTCTTGCCGAAGAATATTACGCTCTTCAGGAAGAACTTCAAACCTTATTCCGACGCTGGTATGGGTATCGTTGGCGTGGTACAAATCGAACGTTGGTAGCCGCAAAACGAACCGAGCAGCAAGCCCAAAGCGAGCTTGAAAAGTGTAACCTCGATATGGAGTCGCTTAAGCTACAAAGCAACGCCGCCCGCACTCGGCAAAATGAATTGCGGGTTAAGCTTGCGGGCTTACATCAAGATAGCAGTACACTCCACACACGCGCCCAGCAACTTCAGCAACAGGTGGCGGTAGAGCGCGAAAAGCTAAACGGCTTGAGTCGCCAGCGCGATTCACACCAACAGGAACTGGTTAGCTTGCGAATGCTGGCTGAAGAAAACACTCGCCGCTATGCTAATCTGGAACTTGAGTTCAAAGCGGTTAAAAGCGAAATAAGCGAAGCAGATACCAAAGTAGCAACACAAGAAACAGCGTTGAAAGAAAAAACGCTTGGAACCAGCCGTATTGAAACCGCATGGGCGCAAAAAAGAGACGAAGTTTTAAAGATTCTCAACCGTCTGGACAGCCTCCAACAACAGACGGCACAACAGGTCAAACGGCGTGAAGAACTGGCACGGCAACAAGCTCATTATTACGAGGTGCGGGATAACACGCTGGCACGCCAGAAAGAATTACAGCAGGAAATAGATGTTGCCCGAAATTCGCTTAACGCTTTTGAAAAAGAAGTAAACGCGCTAACAGTTCGGCGAAAAAGCGAAGAGGTTGAGCTAAACTCCACCACCGAAGCGATTCGCTTAAAAGAACGACAAGCGCAAGATTTACGCAACAATCTTGACTCAACCCGCAGTCGCCTGAATCTATTGCAGGATTTACAAAACAGCTTTGCCGGATTGCATAGCGGCGTTAAAGCGGTGATGCAAGCGACAAAGCGGAATAAAAACCCATTGGGGGGAATATTGGGCTTGGCGGCAAATTTGCTAGAAGCTCCGGTTGAATTGGAACTGGCGATTGAAACCGCATTAGGGGGGCATCTACAGGACATCGTGGTAGACCGTTGGGCAGATGCAGAGGATGCAATCCGTTTCCTGAAAGAAGGCGGACAGGGGCGCGCTACTTTCTTACCGCTCGATAGTCTCAAATCCCAAAATTCGGGTCGGCTCGAAGATAGAATTTTCAGAACCGAAGGGGTGCGCGGACTTGCCACCGGACTGATTCGCTTCGCCGAAAAATATCGTTCGGTCTATGAACAGCTACTAGGGCGGTGGCTGGTGGTAGATGATTTAAAGGTTGCACGCCGCATCCTGCCCGATTTACCGATAGGCTGGAATGCAGTTACGCTTGGTGGCGAAACGGTACGCGGAGGCGGCGCAGTTACAGGTGGTACGCTTGGCAGGGAACGGGCAGAGAGCGGCATGCTTATGCGCGAGCGCGAGTTGCGCGAGTTACCCGTCAAACTTGCCGCCCTTGAAAAACAAATTGCTGAAGGCGCACAAGAGCTTTCGAAATTACAGGTGCAATTGTCCACCCGCAAACAGCAAATTGCCAATACCGAGCGCGAAACCCGTCAAATGAACGACACCCTCCAGAAAGCGCAGGGGAAGTTGAGCAACCTGTCAGGGCAAGCGGAGAGATTAGCGCACGAGTTGAAGGTGCGGGAAGAAACCAGCCAAAATCTGGCAAGAGAAAGCGCCGTACTGGACGAGCAGGAAACCACCATTAATACCGGAAAAGAAACCGCGCTCAAACAACGCGAACAAACACAGGCAGAAGTGGCGAGTCTTGAAAAATCTTTGCATTCTGCCAAAGAAGCCGAGCAGAAAGAGCGCGATAAGTTAACCGCTTTGCGTACCGCTAACGCCCTTTTCGAGCAACGTATCAAGAGCGCCGAGTCAAACCTCCAATTCGCCCGCACCGAACGAGATAGGGTTATTGGGCAGGTAAAAGCGCGTGAAGAGCAGATAAAAGAACTTGAAAACCAGAACAACGCTTTACAACACTCTCTCGAAACAGCCCAAGGGGAACTAGCGAAGTTAAGCGAACAACTGGAAGCCCTACGCGCCGAAATTGCGCCATACGAGCGGCAGCTAGAAGCGCTAGAACTAGAGCAGGTACAAAGCGATAAGCGTTGGCGCGAGATGAGTACCCATATGCTACAACTTGAAGCATCGCATAGTAGGGCTACGCTGGAAGTGCAACGACTTGAAGCCGAGCTTGAAACTTTGCAAGTACAAGCTAACGCCGATCTCGCCCCATCAATGGTGGGCGAGCAGGGCGAACAGGCACAGGTTAATCCGGCAGATTGGATAGAGTTGCTAGAATTAGGCGAGGATGAAGCGCGTCAGTTACATGAGCGCATTGAACAAAGCCGTGTGCGCTTGCGCCGAATCGGGGTAGTCAATCCGCTGGCGATGCAGGAATATAACGAAACCAGCACACGTCACAGCTTCCTAAGCCGCCAGCTTGAGGATTTAGAAGAAGCTACCCGCTCTCTGCGCGAACTGATAAAAGAACTAAATCAGCTTACCCAACTACGTTTCTCCGAAACCTTTACAAAGGTTGCCGAAGCTTTCAGCAAATATTTCGCACAGCTTTTTAACGGAGGTAGCGCCAAGCTCTTTCTAACCACACCGGATAATCTAGCGGATACAGGCATAGAAATTGTGGCACAGCCTCCCGGTAAAAAACAGCAAAATCTGGTATTACTGAGCGGGGGTGAACGCGCTTTAACGGCGGTTGCCTTGCTTTTTGCCTTACTGGAAGTAAACCCTACACCTTTCTGTATTCTCGATGAGGTGGATGCGGCTTTGGACGAGGCAAATGTGCGACGCTTCTGTGAAACCCTAAAGGTTCTGGCAGCACGCACCCAATTTATTGTAGTCACGCACAACCGAGGTACTATCGAAGCGGCACGCACAATTTACGGAATCTCAATGGGTTCGGATAGCGTCTCCAAAACAATCTCGCTCAGGATAGATGAAGTCTCAAAGTTCCGCCAGAAATACGATAAATCTCTACGCAGCGCCGAAACAACGACTGACCCCTCCCTTATTAGTAAAAATTAG
- a CDS encoding acyl-CoA dehydrogenase family protein, with protein sequence MDFGFSQKSLDLQERLKAFMNKYVYPNEKIHHEQIKASGNPHHHAEIVDVLKEKAKEEGLWNLFLPDTNYGAGLTNLEYAPMAEIMGRVIWASEVFNCSAPDTGNMEILTQFGTEEQKETWLKPLLEGKIRSAFSMTEPDIASSDATNIQMYIRRDGDEYVVNGRKWFISGAARERCKLLITMGKTDPLNPEKHHQQSMVIIPVNTPGVTIKRAIPVFGNVGNEGHCEIIYEDARVPITNILGEEGGGFAIAQARLGPGRIHHCMRSIGAAQRALEMMCQRATRRVAFGKALAEQGVVQDWIAQSRVEIEMTRLLTLKAAWMMDTVGKKAAQDEIAMIKIIAPELHTTVLNRAIQLFGAAGVSDDFPLAEQWVYGRTLHLADGPDEVHKRSLARSCLRQWGNIK encoded by the coding sequence ATGGATTTTGGATTCAGCCAAAAATCATTAGATTTACAAGAACGCCTGAAAGCGTTCATGAATAAATATGTGTATCCAAACGAAAAAATCCATCATGAGCAAATTAAAGCTTCGGGAAATCCTCACCATCATGCTGAAATTGTTGATGTATTAAAGGAGAAGGCAAAAGAAGAAGGGCTGTGGAATCTCTTTTTGCCTGATACTAACTATGGCGCGGGTTTAACCAATCTCGAATATGCGCCAATGGCAGAGATTATGGGGCGAGTAATATGGGCATCTGAAGTTTTTAATTGTTCTGCGCCCGATACCGGAAATATGGAAATTCTGACACAGTTTGGCACTGAGGAGCAAAAAGAAACTTGGCTTAAGCCTTTGCTGGAAGGTAAAATCCGTTCTGCTTTTTCAATGACCGAACCGGATATCGCCAGTTCAGATGCAACCAATATACAGATGTATATTCGGCGTGATGGCGATGAATACGTGGTGAACGGGCGCAAATGGTTCATTTCTGGGGCAGCCCGTGAACGTTGCAAATTGCTTATCACCATGGGAAAAACTGACCCGCTAAACCCTGAAAAACATCACCAGCAAAGCATGGTAATTATTCCGGTGAATACACCGGGTGTCACCATCAAGCGGGCTATCCCGGTTTTTGGAAACGTTGGCAATGAAGGGCATTGTGAAATAATTTATGAAGATGCACGTGTGCCTATTACCAATATATTAGGCGAAGAAGGGGGCGGTTTTGCAATAGCACAGGCGCGGCTTGGTCCCGGTCGTATTCATCATTGCATGCGTTCGATAGGGGCAGCGCAGCGTGCGCTCGAAATGATGTGCCAACGCGCTACTCGTCGGGTAGCTTTCGGCAAAGCTCTGGCAGAACAGGGCGTGGTACAAGACTGGATTGCACAATCGCGGGTGGAAATCGAAATGACACGTCTCCTGACTCTCAAGGCTGCTTGGATGATGGATACGGTTGGAAAAAAGGCGGCGCAGGACGAAATTGCTATGATTAAAATTATTGCACCCGAATTGCATACTACCGTTTTGAATCGTGCCATCCAACTTTTTGGTGCGGCAGGTGTGAGCGATGATTTTCCCTTAGCCGAGCAGTGGGTTTATGGGCGCACTTTGCATCTGGCAGATGGTCCTGATGAAGTGCATAAACGCTCTCTTGCTCGTTCTTGTCTGCGTCAGTGGGGTAATATCAAGTAA
- a CDS encoding GNAT family N-acetyltransferase → MISGQRGMVLDNRVLARGHKTLVHQFTREDVDKWMAWPMHPDPLYSSSYPRTMSRFERDDWFQDRSSRNDYMMFAADDLQGNLIGLITLRNIERNHTHAVLGITVRPEILGSGFGTDCLWTFLNYYFEALNFDALILDVAAYNHRAQKVYEKCGFVQTGEHWGHYDDYSVFYNDYYKNIRNYFRQHGAWIETLYYDMILRRYDYLHLRKQGYDPTQIRTQKK, encoded by the coding sequence ATGATTTCAGGACAGCGAGGAATGGTATTAGATAACAGGGTTTTAGCCAGAGGACATAAAACACTAGTACATCAGTTCACGCGGGAAGATGTGGATAAGTGGATGGCGTGGCCTATGCACCCAGACCCACTGTATTCATCAAGTTATCCGCGCACGATGAGCCGTTTTGAACGAGATGACTGGTTTCAAGATCGTTCATCTCGCAACGATTATATGATGTTTGCGGCTGATGATTTACAGGGAAATCTGATCGGCTTGATTACCCTTCGCAATATTGAGCGTAATCACACCCATGCGGTGTTAGGCATCACTGTTCGCCCCGAAATATTGGGCAGTGGCTTTGGCACCGATTGTCTATGGACATTCCTGAATTACTATTTTGAGGCGCTGAACTTCGATGCTTTGATTCTGGATGTGGCAGCGTATAATCATCGCGCCCAAAAGGTTTACGAGAAGTGTGGCTTTGTTCAAACCGGAGAACACTGGGGTCATTATGATGATTATTCAGTTTTTTATAACGATTATTACAAAAATATCCGCAACTATTTTCGCCAGCATGGTGCGTGGATTGAAACCCTTTACTATGATATGATTTTACGTCGCTATGATTACTTGCATCTTCGGAAGCAGGGTTACGATCCTACTCAAATAAGGACTCAGAAAAAGTAA
- a CDS encoding tetratricopeptide repeat protein yields MSDKEEFSSKSSHPHFTDEIIFIELKHEVAARMELPPLVPLFQKDYENEIAHGQLPPAAIAAAIEAFKLVKPALTEYDRFLARYYLLEAHRSLEQKPPDAYQAQRYFQKALDLDVGEPSAEAAFYLGNMLSAADTLEAERMYRLSLDIKPGIATVHYELGLLLRTRRDLPNALEEFEKAFRLEPDNAILLNEVAETQLMAENYEQARAAFARAAEIEPENWFYPVKLGLTEYRLGEYAVAMKHLRAGLDDSPDELSDGDTQSLYIDGLFCLGLAYRDTGDPVRARKLFKAVLNIAPGFEPAIQALNG; encoded by the coding sequence ATGAGTGATAAAGAGGAATTTTCTTCTAAATCTTCCCATCCACATTTCACCGATGAAATTATCTTCATAGAATTAAAACATGAAGTGGCTGCCCGGATGGAGTTGCCCCCGTTAGTGCCACTATTCCAGAAAGACTACGAAAACGAAATAGCACACGGTCAATTGCCCCCTGCCGCAATTGCAGCAGCGATTGAAGCTTTCAAACTGGTTAAACCTGCTCTAACAGAATATGATCGTTTCCTAGCCCGTTATTATCTACTGGAAGCCCATCGCTCTCTTGAGCAAAAGCCCCCTGATGCATATCAGGCACAGCGTTATTTTCAGAAAGCTTTGGATTTGGATGTAGGCGAGCCTTCGGCAGAAGCAGCTTTTTATCTTGGTAATATGCTCTCGGCTGCGGATACTCTTGAAGCGGAGCGAATGTATCGGCTATCGCTGGATATAAAACCGGGAATAGCGACGGTACATTATGAGCTTGGGTTACTATTACGAACTAGGCGCGACCTGCCTAATGCGCTGGAAGAATTTGAAAAGGCATTTCGGCTTGAGCCTGATAATGCTATCCTGCTAAATGAAGTGGCTGAAACCCAACTAATGGCTGAAAATTATGAACAAGCCAGAGCCGCTTTTGCGCGGGCTGCAGAAATTGAACCGGAGAACTGGTTTTACCCGGTTAAACTGGGTCTAACTGAATATCGTTTAGGTGAATATGCCGTTGCTATGAAGCATCTTCGCGCCGGTCTAGATGATTCACCGGACGAATTATCGGATGGCGACACTCAATCGCTTTATATTGACGGGCTATTCTGTCTAGGGCTGGCTTATCGCGATACCGGCGATCCGGTTAGAGCGCGCAAGCTATTTAAAGCAGTGCTTAATATTGCACCCGGCTTTGAACCGGCTATACAGGCATTAAACGGTTAG
- a CDS encoding GNAT family N-acetyltransferase, whose product MQIINLTPDEGSILSIAEMLVEAFRDNWPEAWPDLESALAEVRESFSEERISRIAVGDNGEVLGWIGGIRMYDGNAWELHPLVVKPVKQAHGIGRALVLDFEEQVRLKGGLTIYLGTDDENNMTTLSGVNLYQPNVWTHIAAIKNLRRHPYEFYQKMGFSIIGVLPDANGRGKPDIYMAKRI is encoded by the coding sequence ATGCAAATTATAAATCTTACCCCTGATGAAGGAAGCATCTTATCCATCGCTGAAATGTTGGTGGAAGCATTCCGCGACAATTGGCCGGAGGCGTGGCCTGATTTGGAATCCGCGCTTGCAGAAGTGCGCGAGTCTTTTAGTGAGGAACGTATCAGCCGAATAGCGGTTGGCGACAATGGCGAAGTGCTGGGATGGATTGGCGGAATCCGGATGTATGACGGCAATGCTTGGGAATTACACCCGCTAGTAGTGAAACCCGTTAAACAGGCACATGGTATCGGACGGGCGCTAGTACTGGATTTTGAGGAACAAGTCAGGCTAAAAGGCGGTTTGACGATATATCTAGGGACAGATGACGAAAATAATATGACAACACTCTCCGGTGTTAACCTTTATCAGCCCAATGTGTGGACTCATATCGCCGCTATCAAGAATTTGCGCCGCCATCCTTATGAATTTTATCAGAAGATGGGCTTTTCAATTATTGGGGTACTGCCCGATGCTAACGGACGTGGTAAGCCCGATATTTACATGGCTAAAAGAATCTAA
- a CDS encoding cobalamin biosynthesis protein produces the protein MLFPLPLEYLIASLIAVAYDLTIGEPPAQVHPVVGMGKLVSLWERIAPRQNPVLQFLFGLLAVIISIGGLFAFSWWGFDWLRTTLPVPTIILEAYLLKSCFSLKMLGDSGLKIRQILSAKTLDEARFEMRDLVSRNTTQLSEPLIIAATIESVAENTTDSFVSPLIFFALLGVPGALAYRLANTFDSMIGYRGKYEYVGKAAARFDDLLNYLPARLTALLLIINARWYKASPANAWRIALRDHSKTASPNAGWTMAAMAGALKVQLEKSGHYTLGDSEKPITLNNINQAVAALYLVGMEMVILFAVVSAIFTIIMLS, from the coding sequence ATGCTATTCCCACTCCCGCTTGAATATTTGATAGCGTCGCTTATTGCAGTAGCTTACGACCTAACTATCGGTGAACCGCCCGCGCAGGTTCATCCGGTAGTAGGGATGGGCAAATTGGTCAGCCTTTGGGAAAGAATCGCGCCGCGTCAAAACCCGGTGCTTCAATTTCTTTTCGGGCTATTGGCAGTTATAATCAGCATAGGAGGATTATTCGCCTTTAGCTGGTGGGGCTTTGATTGGCTGCGAACCACCTTGCCTGTCCCCACTATAATTCTCGAAGCTTACCTACTAAAGAGTTGTTTCAGCCTAAAAATGTTGGGTGATAGCGGCTTGAAAATCAGGCAAATCCTGAGCGCAAAAACCCTGGATGAGGCGCGTTTTGAAATGCGTGATTTGGTCAGCCGCAATACTACGCAACTCAGCGAACCGTTAATTATCGCCGCAACCATCGAATCGGTCGCGGAAAATACCACCGATAGTTTCGTTTCACCCCTGATATTTTTTGCGTTGCTAGGTGTGCCGGGTGCGTTGGCTTATCGCCTCGCTAACACCTTCGACTCAATGATCGGCTACCGGGGTAAATACGAATACGTTGGCAAAGCCGCCGCTCGTTTTGACGATTTGCTAAACTACCTTCCAGCGCGCCTCACCGCTTTGTTGTTGATAATCAATGCCCGCTGGTACAAGGCCAGCCCGGCAAACGCTTGGAGAATAGCGTTGCGCGACCATAGCAAAACTGCCAGCCCTAACGCGGGATGGACAATGGCAGCAATGGCAGGGGCATTGAAAGTACAGCTTGAAAAAAGCGGGCATTATACTCTAGGTGACTCGGAAAAGCCCATAACGTTGAATAACATTAACCAAGCAGTGGCGGCACTGTATCTGGTAGGGATGGAAATGGTGATACTCTTCGCAGTAGTTTCCGCAATATTTACTATTATTATGTTAAGTTAA
- a CDS encoding lysophospholipid acyltransferase family protein, whose product MSAVHSGKFYKASLPFKALRFFGRILFRLMFRIKVEGRHNLPHEGGYIIAGNHLSWIDSFLILAFCPSEPRIFFIAAREEVYFPRWRRIFTEKVGGVIAIDRDKGLSRELIEKVRETLEGGGVLGIFPEGDVSAIETGRILPLKRGMGMFAGMSGVPIVPVGFSGTKELWLGKRLRMTIGVPIPGEKGGKDITNKQTEITAKAIAAMLTPPPHIPDGPKILRKFLTELFTQEVKEHPIPD is encoded by the coding sequence ATGAGCGCGGTTCATAGTGGCAAATTCTACAAAGCCTCTCTTCCGTTCAAGGCGTTGCGCTTTTTCGGGCGAATACTCTTTCGGCTGATGTTCCGCATCAAGGTAGAAGGGCGGCATAACTTACCCCACGAGGGAGGCTATATAATTGCCGGAAATCACCTTAGCTGGATTGATTCTTTCCTAATTCTGGCATTTTGCCCCTCAGAGCCGCGTATCTTTTTTATTGCCGCCCGTGAGGAAGTATATTTTCCGCGTTGGCGGCGCATATTCACCGAAAAGGTGGGTGGCGTTATCGCGATAGACCGGGATAAAGGCTTGAGCCGCGAATTAATCGAGAAGGTTAGGGAAACGCTAGAAGGGGGAGGAGTGCTTGGCATCTTCCCCGAAGGCGATGTTTCGGCAATTGAAACCGGGCGCATCTTGCCATTGAAAAGAGGCATGGGCATGTTCGCAGGTATGAGCGGTGTGCCGATTGTTCCGGTTGGTTTTAGTGGTACTAAAGAATTATGGCTAGGCAAACGCCTCCGCATGACCATCGGCGTACCAATACCGGGTGAAAAAGGCGGCAAGGATATAACCAACAAACAAACGGAAATCACCGCTAAAGCGATCGCGGCGATGCTCACCCCGCCGCCGCACATACCGGACGGACCGAAAATTTTGCGGAAATTCCTAACCGAGCTTTTTACTCAGGAAGTAAAGGAACATCCGATTCCGGATTAA
- a CDS encoding homoserine dehydrogenase has protein sequence MSKFYEIVQYGMGGVGRALFGLVVQHAPEIKERLGINLRYRAIVDSTHALHIDLNSAMNQQYMQYLWARLKPEVGERISEQTGAVQKPSELSILATELDRIRSEDSAAKLVVVDTSGASDSAMTPVLTSALRQGHCAVLANKRPLCGPIEDFRQMASASGLGMARLRYETTAGAALPVVSTLRMLLDSFDQINEISGCFSGTLGYLATELENGRKYSEIVADAKAQGYTEPDPRDDLGGVDVARKALILARSLGMGIELSEVTVEALYPDSLSSLSVPEFMARLPEVDEYYAGLAAKAAEKGETLRYIAIVSGKGLTVGLQSVPKDSQIGRLRGTDNIVVFKTRRYDPNPMVIQGRGAGPEVTASGVLADIISFGR, from the coding sequence ATGTCTAAATTCTATGAGATTGTGCAATATGGGATGGGCGGGGTGGGACGCGCCTTATTCGGACTGGTGGTACAACATGCCCCCGAAATCAAAGAACGGTTGGGTATTAACTTGCGATACCGAGCGATTGTTGATAGTACCCACGCCCTCCACATTGATTTGAACTCAGCAATGAACCAGCAGTATATGCAGTATCTGTGGGCACGACTCAAACCGGAAGTGGGCGAGAGAATTTCCGAGCAAACCGGAGCGGTTCAAAAACCCTCTGAATTATCTATTCTCGCCACCGAACTCGACCGAATACGCAGCGAAGATAGCGCCGCTAAACTGGTGGTGGTAGATACAAGCGGGGCTTCTGATAGCGCGATGACCCCGGTGCTTACTTCTGCTTTGCGACAAGGACATTGTGCGGTACTGGCAAACAAACGTCCTCTCTGCGGACCTATTGAAGATTTCCGACAGATGGCGAGTGCCTCCGGTTTGGGAATGGCGCGCCTACGCTATGAAACAACAGCAGGCGCAGCGTTGCCGGTGGTTAGCACCTTGCGTATGCTGCTGGACAGCTTTGACCAGATTAATGAAATATCGGGGTGCTTTAGCGGAACGCTTGGTTATCTGGCTACCGAACTTGAAAACGGGCGTAAATACAGCGAAATTGTGGCGGATGCCAAAGCGCAGGGCTACACCGAACCTGACCCTCGCGATGATTTGGGTGGGGTGGATGTGGCGCGCAAAGCCCTTATCCTAGCGCGAAGCCTTGGCATGGGAATCGAGTTAAGTGAAGTAACCGTGGAAGCGTTATATCCTGATTCACTCTCAAGTTTGAGCGTACCAGAATTTATGGCACGCTTACCCGAAGTAGATGAATACTATGCCGGACTCGCTGCCAAAGCCGCCGAAAAGGGCGAAACTCTGCGCTACATTGCCATTGTAAGCGGCAAAGGGCTAACGGTTGGCTTGCAGAGTGTCCCCAAAGATTCGCAAATCGGGCGGTTACGCGGTACCGATAATATAGTAGTCTTCAAAACCCGACGCTATGACCCAAACCCGATGGTAATTCAAGGGCGCGGCGCAGGACCAGAAGTAACTGCTTCCGGCGTATTGGCAGATATTATCAGTTTCGGGAGATAA